From one Triticum aestivum cultivar Chinese Spring chromosome 4B, IWGSC CS RefSeq v2.1, whole genome shotgun sequence genomic stretch:
- the LOC123089425 gene encoding NAC domain-containing protein 22 — MAMAAAASPTMEVDQDLPGFRFHPTEEELLGFYLSRVALGKKLHFDIIGTLNIYRHDPWDLPGIAKIGEREWYFFVPRDRKAGSGGRPNRTTERGFWKATGSDRAIRSTGDPKRVIGLKKTLVFYQGRAPRGTKTDWVMNEYRLPDPDTGAAPPKEDTVLCKVYRKATPLKELEQRAFEMEEMKQRPGGNGRAARACPVPAAGDFYLSPSDDVQDNFLMPSSSSSSVVLSGNSSSHDAPRVAKKEADLATVAVASTSSLPQAANAPFRLQLPTVNPPCGLELPAANHGMSNLCSLQLPAVSQGVLDLPSLQLPAATNHGVFDWLQDPFLTQLRSPWQDQHCMSPYAHLFYY, encoded by the exons ATGGCAATGGCAGCAGCGGCGTCGCCGACCATGGAGGTCGATCAGGACCTCCCCGGCTTCCGGTTCCACCCCACGGAGGAGGAGCTCCTCGGCTTCTACCTCTCCCGCGTCGCCCTCGGCAAGAAGCTCCACTTCGACATCATCGGCACCCTCAACATCTACCGCCACGATCCCTGGGATCTTCCCG GGATCGCAAAGATCGGGGAGAGGGAATGGTACTTCTTTGTGCCGCGTGACCGGAAGGCGGGGAGCGGCGGGCGGCCGAACCGGACGACGGAGCGGGGGTTCTGGAAGGCGACGGGGTCGGACAGGGCCATCCGGAGCACCGGCGACCCCAAGCGGGTCATCGGGCTCAAGAAGACGCTCGTCTTCTACCAGGGCCGCGCACCGCGGGGCACCAAGACGGACTGGGTCATGAACGAGTACCGCCTCCCCGACCCCGACACTGGAGCCGCGCCGCCCAAGGAGGACACGGTGCTGTGCAAGGTGTACCGGAAGGCCACGCCACTCAAGGAGCTGGAGCAGAGAGCCTTTGAGATGGAGGAGATGAAGCAGAGGCCCGGCGGCAACGGCCGCGCGGCCAGAGCATGCCCGGTGCCGGCAGCCGGCGACTTCTACCTGTCGCCGTCCGACGACGTCCAGGACAACTTCCTGatgccctcctcctcctcgtcatcggtggTGTTGTCCGGCAACAGCAGCAGCCACGACGCCCCCAGGGTAGCCAAGAAGGAGGCAGACCTCGCCACGGTGGCTGTGGCGTCGACGTCGTCTCTGCCGCAAGCGGCAAACGCGCCCTTCCGTCTGCAGCTCCCGACCGTGAACCCACCCTGCGGCCTCGAGCTCCCGGCGGCGAACCATGGGATGTCGAACTTGTGCAGTCTGCAGCTACCGGCGGTGAGCCAGGGTGTGCTGGATCTGCCCAGCCTGCAGCTCCCGGCGGCGACCAACCATGGAGTGTTCGACTGGCTCCAGGACCCGTTCCTGACGCAGCTGCGCAGCCCGTGGCAGGACCAGCATTGCATGTCCCCCTATGCCCATCTGTTCTACTATTGA